The Cytophagales bacterium genome contains a region encoding:
- a CDS encoding 30S ribosomal protein S21, whose amino-acid sequence MLNIPVKNGEPIEKALKRFKKKFERTGVLKAVRARAFFTKPSVRRRDTIIKAQYRQKMYAEENY is encoded by the coding sequence ATGCTAAACATACCTGTTAAAAACGGAGAGCCAATCGAAAAAGCCCTGAAACGTTTCAAGAAAAAATTCGAACGTACGGGCGTCTTGAAGGCTGTAAGAGCAAGAGCATTCTTTACCAAGCCTTCTGTAAGAAGAAGAGACACGATCATAAAAGCTCAATACAGGCAAAAGATGTATGCTGAGGAGAATTATTAA
- a CDS encoding tyrosine-type recombinase/integrase, whose protein sequence is MIHSFLRYIQYEKRYSRHTITSYNTDLTQFANYLSDVYELSDLRKADYHIIRSWIVWVVESGFVARSVNRKIASLRAFYKFLQKNNHISSNPVEKIIALKIKKKLPTFIEQQNLTALLDDFEFPDDLAGIRDKLILELLYGTGIRLSELIETKHEDINYFERSIKVLGKGNKERIIPLNTGLLNIIKIYCDKKNADFDAAPYLIITDKGEKCYPKFIYRVVKKYLNLITTAEKKSPHVLRHSFATHLLNKGADLNAIKELLGHSSLAATQVYTHNSIEKLKTIFDKAHPKA, encoded by the coding sequence ATGATACATTCTTTTTTAAGGTATATTCAGTACGAAAAACGCTATAGCCGGCACACTATTACTTCTTATAACACTGACCTTACTCAATTTGCAAATTATCTTAGTGATGTTTACGAACTTTCAGACTTGAGAAAAGCCGATTATCACATTATCAGGTCATGGATCGTTTGGGTGGTTGAATCGGGGTTTGTTGCCCGTTCAGTCAACAGAAAAATTGCAAGCTTGAGGGCTTTTTATAAGTTTCTGCAAAAAAATAACCATATCAGCAGCAATCCTGTTGAAAAGATCATAGCTCTTAAAATAAAGAAAAAACTACCCACTTTTATTGAACAGCAAAACCTTACAGCATTACTTGATGATTTTGAATTTCCTGATGATCTCGCAGGTATCAGAGACAAGCTTATTTTAGAACTGCTTTATGGTACAGGCATCCGCCTCTCAGAACTTATTGAAACGAAACATGAAGATATTAATTATTTTGAAAGGTCTATAAAAGTGCTTGGCAAGGGCAATAAAGAAAGAATTATCCCACTTAATACCGGTCTTTTAAATATCATTAAAATATACTGCGATAAAAAAAATGCTGACTTTGATGCTGCTCCTTATTTGATCATAACAGATAAAGGGGAAAAGTGCTATCCAAAATTCATATACAGGGTTGTAAAAAAATACCTCAACCTGATCACAACTGCAGAAAAAAAGAGCCCACACGTTTTAAGGCACTCCTTCGCTACGCATTTACTCAATAAAGGAGCAGACCTGAACGCAATAAAAGAATTGTTAGGACATTCAAGCTTGGCAGCAACGCAGGTTTATACGCATAATTCTATTGAGAAACTTAAAACTATTTTTGATAAAGCGCATCCAAAAGCATAA